The Bos indicus x Bos taurus breed Angus x Brahman F1 hybrid chromosome 25, Bos_hybrid_MaternalHap_v2.0, whole genome shotgun sequence genome has a window encoding:
- the GPR139 gene encoding probable G-protein coupled receptor 139 translates to MEHTHAHLVANSSQSWSPGSACGLGFVPVVYYSLLLCLGLPANILTVIILSQLVARRQKSSYNYLLALAAADILVLFFIVFVDFLLEDFILNMQMPQVPDKIIEVLEFSSIHTSIWITVPLTIDRYIAVCHPLKYHTLSYPARTRKVIVSVYITCFLTSIPYYWWPNLWTEDYISTSMHHVLIWIHCFTVYLVPCSIFFILNSIIVYKLRRKSNFRLRGYSTGKTTAILFTITSIFATLWAPRIIMILYHLYGTPIQNRWLVHVMSDVANMLALLNTAINFFLYCFISKRFRAMAAATLKAFFKCQKQPVQFYTNHNFSITSSPWISPANSHCIKMLVYQYDKNGKPIKVSP, encoded by the exons ATGGAGCACACGCACGCCCACCTCGTAGCCAACAGCTCGCAGTCCTGGTCCCCCGGCTCGGCCTGCGGCTTGGGCTTCGTGCCCGTGGTCTACTACAGCCTCTTGCTGTGCCTCGGTTTACCAG CAAATATCCTAACCGTGATCATCCTCTCTCAGCTGGTGGCTAGGAGACAGAAGTCTTCGTACAACTATCTCTTGGCACTTGCTGCTGCTGACATCTTGGTCCTCTTTTTCATTGTGTTCGTGGACTTCCTATTGGAAGATTTCATCTTGAACATGCAGATGCCTCAGGTACCCGACAAGATCATAGAAGTGCTGGAATTCTCATCCATCCACACTTCCATCTGGATTACTGTCCCATTAACTATTGACCGGTATATTGCAGTATGCCACCCGCTCAAGTACCACACGCTCTCCTACCCAGCCCGAACCCGGAAAGTCATCGTAAGTGTTTACATCACCTGCTTCCTGACCAGTATCCCCTACTACTGGTGGCCCAACCTCTGGACTGAAGACTACATCAGCACGTCCATGCATCATGTCCTTATCTGGATTCACTGCTTCACTGTGTACTTGGTACCCTGTTCCATCTTCTTCATCTTGAACTCCATCATTGTGTACAAGCTCAGGAGGAAGAGCAATTTTCGCCTCCGTGGCTACTCCACAGGGAAAACCACTGCCATCTTGTTTACCATCACCTCCATCTTTGCCACCCTCTGGGCCCCACGCATCATCATGATCCTCTACCACCTTTACGGGACACCCATCCAGAACCGCTGGCTGGTGCACGTCATGTCCGATGTTGCCAACATGCTGGCCCTTCTGAACACGGCCATCAACTTCTTCCTCTATTGCTTCATCAGCAAGCGGTTCCGTGCCATGGCAGCTGCTACTCTCAAGGCCTTCTTCAAGTGCCAGAAGCAACCCGTTCAGTTCTACACCAACCATAACTTTTCCATAACAAGTAGCCCCTGGATCTCACCGGCCAACTCACACTGTATCAAGATGCTGGTGTACCAGTATGACAAAAATGGAAAACCTATAAAAGTATCCCCATGA